In Plasmodium vinckei vinckei genome assembly, chromosome: PVVCY_01, one DNA window encodes the following:
- a CDS encoding PIR protein CIR protein, translated as MEQSSYDIEKVYKEFVTISNYFEGGNNGQLTVNEKYTDLIHNYCHYESNSGDGKCSDYFQMTSSGVIHLLKDLKNKYDLEDDKLAEYGILWLIYKLKQHSDHKLTNLNDFYTDHIVKNKDYDKKINGDDGLTYKEIIDKKKDLMDMNINEIFKLEAPFNILYYLYHEIYDENSFCTEYSDYANNFVDQFKELNNDSNNIEDSSFSQILSTLLNDHNNLINKYGNKCLKFSSIPELSPKKSSVEMSGKDSAQPTALSPEATPSSSSILNTIIPGLSTFSVIPVFLGVAYKTIYKKKIKKSKEENET; from the exons ATGGAACAGTCAAGTTATGATATTGAGAAAGTg taTAAAGAATTTGTTACGATCAGTAACTATTTTGAGGGGGGTAATAATGGTCAATTAACagttaatgaaaaatacaCAGATTTAATCCACAATTATTGTCATTACGAGAGTAACTCAGGAGATGGTAAATGCAgtgattattttcaaatgaCTAGTTCTGGTGTTATTCATTTGCTAAAAGATTTAAAGAATAAGTATGATTTAGAAGATGATAAACTTGCCGAATACGGTATTTTATGgttaatttataaactAAAACAACATTCAGATCATAAATTGAccaatttaaatgatttttATACTGATcatatagtaaaaaataaggattatgataagaaaataaatggtGATGATGGTCTGACTTATAAGGAAAttatagataaaaaaaaagatttgatggatatgaatattaatgaaatatttaaactTGAAGCtccatttaatatattatattatttgtatcatGAAATTTATGATGAAAATTCGTTTTGCACAGAATATTCGGATTATgctaataattttgttgaTCAATTTAAAGAACTCAATAACGAttctaataatatagaagaCAGTTCATTTAGTCAAATATTGTCTacattattaaatgatcataacaatttaataaataaatatggtaATAAATGCCTCAAATTTTCATCTATTCCAGAATTATCCCCAAAAAAAAGTTCTGTAGAAATGTCTGGAAAAGATTCTGCACAGCCTACTGCACTAAGTCCTGAAGCTACACCATCAAGTTCGTCGATATTAAACACAATAATTCCAGGTTTATCGACATTTTCTGTAATACCAGTTTTCTTGGGAGTTGCTTATAAg acaatatataaaaaaaaaattaaaaaaagtaaagaagaaaatgaaacgTAA